From Rutidosis leptorrhynchoides isolate AG116_Rl617_1_P2 chromosome 3, CSIRO_AGI_Rlap_v1, whole genome shotgun sequence, a single genomic window includes:
- the LOC139897153 gene encoding hydroquinone glucosyltransferase-like, which translates to MEKPPHIAFVPSPGMGHLIPLVEFAKRLANLHNLSSTLIIPNDGPLSNSQSAFLDSLPNPINYIILPPVNLDDLSQDTKIETRISLMVTRSIRSLHEAFKSMISDKKIVALFVDLFGTDAFDVANDFGVPSYLFFPASAMTLSLLLHLPKLDQTISFEYKDLPDPIHITGCIPIHGRDLLDPLQDRTNDGYKWVLHNAKRFMMAKGIVVNSFKELEAGTIQNLHHEQPGKPTLYPVGPLAQSGSNLSRDVNESNCLKWLDGQPSGSVLYICFGSGGTLSSHQVNELAMGLELSGQRFLWVVKAPNDTGIPNATYLNFNDQIDNFNFLPKGFLERTKNYGLVVLSWAPQVQILNHGSTGGFLTHCGWNSVLETVGQGLPMIVWPLYAEQKMNALMLTEGLHVALRPKPNEDGIVDHIEIARVVKGLFEGEEGLTIRNRIKKLQEAAVNALREDGCSTKTLHHLASTLKNEV; encoded by the coding sequence ATGGAAAAACCACCACATATTGCTTTTGTACCTAGTCCAGGAATGGGTCACCTCATCCCATTGGTTGAATTTGCTAAAAGACTTGCAAACTTACACAATTTGTCTTCAACTTTGATCATCCCAAATGATGGCCCTTTATCCAATTCTCAATCTGCATTTCTTGATTCACTCCCTAATCCCATAAACTATATCATCCTTCCTCCAGTAAACTTAGATGATTTGTCCCAAGATACCAAAATCGAGACCCGGATTAGTCTCATGGTGACCCGGTCTATTCGTTCTCTTCATGAAGCCTTTAAGTCCATGATTTCGGATAAAAAGATTGTTGCTTTATTTGTTGATCTCTTTGGTACAGATGCTTTTGATGTTGCTAATGATTTTGGTGTCCCTAGTTATCTTTTTTTCCCAGCATCAGCAATGACTTTgtctcttcttcttcatcttccaaAGCTTGATCAAACAATTTCTTTCGAGTATAAGGACTTACCCGACCCGATTCACATAACGGGTTGCATACCAATTCATGGTAGGGACCTGCTTGACCCTCTTCAAGACAGGACTAATGATGGATACAAATGGGTTTTGCATAATGCAAAGAGGTTTATGATGGCTAAGGGCATAGTGGTCAATAGCTTTAAGGAGTTGGAGGCTGGCAcaattcaaaatttacatcatgaacAACCTGGTAAACCAACTCTTTACCCGGTTGGACCGTTGGCACAGAGTGGGTCCAACTTAAGTAGGGATGTAAACGAGTCGAACTGCTTGAAGTGGTTAGATGGCCAACCAAGTGGTTCAGTGTTGTACATATGTTTTGGGAGTGGTGGGACCCTTTCATCTCATCAAGTGAATGAATTAGCCATGGGTTTGGAGTTGAGTGGGCAAAGATTCCTATGGGTAGTTAAAGCTCCAAATGATACTGGTATACCTAATGCCACATACTTAAATTTCAATGACCAAATTGACAATTTCAACTTTTTACCAAAAGGGTTCTTAGAAAGAACCAAGAATTATGGGCTAGTGGTGCTTTCTTGGGCACCACAAGTCCAAATCTTGAATCATGGCTCAACGGGTGGGTTTTTGACTCATTGTGGTTGGAACTCGGTTCTTGAAACTGTAGGCCAAGGACTACCAATGATTGTTTGGCCACTATATGCGGAACAAAAGATGAACGCGTTAATGTTGACAGAGGGTTTACATGTTGCCTTGAGGCCTAAGCCGAATGAAGATGGAATTGTGGATCATATAGAGATTGCGCGTGTTGTCAAGGGTTTGTTTGAAGGTGAAGAAGGATTAACGATTCGAAATAGAATTAAGAAGCTTCAAGAAGCGGCTGTAAATGCGCTTAGGGAAGATGGGTGTTCCACAAAAACACTGCACCATTTAGCTTCAACCTTAAAAAACGAAGTTTAG